In Primulina eburnea isolate SZY01 chromosome 14, ASM2296580v1, whole genome shotgun sequence, the following proteins share a genomic window:
- the LOC140812290 gene encoding uncharacterized protein, which translates to MRRAEAENGGWGAGSVVALLCVVMLLIFLPLGMGPGPIQPPPFLILFVFPVLMAAIFMYLTFAAKE; encoded by the coding sequence ATGCGGCGGGCTGAGGCTGAAAACGGCGGCTGGGGTGCGGGTTCGGTGGTGGCATTGCTGTGTGTAGTCATGCTTCTAATATTTTTGCCGCTGGGGATGGGACCCGGCCCGATTCAACCGCCGCCATTTTTGATACTCTTCGTTTTCCCAGTGCTGATGGCCGCCATTTTCATGTACCTTACTTTTGCGGCCAAAGAGTGA
- the LOC140812723 gene encoding probable glycosyltransferase At5g03795, which yields MERKFKIYAYEDGDDEDPNDHDTPRSIHWKYASESFFFKNIRESSFLTDDPRHAHLFFIPLSCYKIRQKVSSHKQMELIVKNYVEGLILKHPYWNRTLGSDHFFVSCHDFDLVATQGVHMLAKNSIRAVCSSSYRDEFIPHKDFAVPQTNQPFAQSAGGYDIQKRTILGYWEGKCNSDIRKKLVNIWREDEELDFQNQTTVSGLNAIYKFYRAKFCICPAGLHHTSARITKAIHYGCVPVILGDHFDLPFVDILEWRKFALLLKEADVYTLKDILKAKAGAEYRMLHKNLLKVQRHFEWNTPPRKLDAFHMVMYDLWLRRNVVK from the exons ATGGAGAGGAAGTTCAAGATTTATGCATACGAAGATGGAGACGATGAGGATCCGAATGATCATGATACACCAAGATCGATTCATTGGAAGTACGCAAGCGAAAGCTTTTTTTTCAAGAATATCAGAGAGAGCTCGTTTCTGACAGATGATCCTCGTCATGCCCATTTGTTCTTCATCCCCCTTTCTTGTTACAAAATTCGCCAAAAG GTATCCTCACACAAGCAAATGGAACTAATTGTTAAGAATTATGTTGAGGGCTTAATCCTCAAGCACCCATACTGGAACAGAACACTTGGCTCGGATCACTTCTTCGTGTCATGCCATGACTTCGACTTAGTAGCGACTCAAGGCGTTCATATGCTGGCCAAGAACTCCATCCGAGCTGTTTGTTCATCTAGTTATAGAGACGAATTCATCCCACACAAAGATTTTGCAGTTCCTCAAACAAATCAGCCATTTGCACAATCAGCCGGAGGATATGACATACAAAAGAG GACTATTCTTGGCTACTGGGAAGGCAAATGCAATTCGGATATAAGAAAGAAGCTGGTGAACATATGGAGGGAAGACGAAGAACTCGATTTTCAGAACCAAACGACAGTGTCTGGGCTAAATGCCATTTACAAATTCTATAGGGCAAAATTCTGCATTTGTCCTGCTGGCTTACATCACACCAGCGCTCGAATCACTAAGGCGATTCATTATGGATGCGTTCCGG TAATCTTGGGAGATCACTTTGATTTGCCATTTGTCGACATTCTTGAATGGAGAAAGTTTGCTCTTCTTTTGAAAGAGGCAGATGTGTACACACTCAAGGACATTTTGAAGGCCAAAGCAGGTGCAGAATACAGAATGTTACATAAAAATCTGCTCAAG GTGCAGAGACATTTCGAGTGGAATACGCCGCCAAGAAAACTTGATGCATTCCATATGGTAATGTATGATCTTTGGTTGAGGAGGAACGTCGTTAAGTGA
- the LOC140813000 gene encoding uncharacterized protein — protein MDGESLHQGNGNNVSAPQHTSGGRSRSRGPDFFLITCRGFGVITALAACFCIAMNVISAVQSFRNGNDIFDGIFRCYAVIIAIIVVIAETEWEYFLRFSKVLQYWVGRGMLQIFVAVMTRAYPEHMRNHQELFLLQSIAAYLLLGCGVIYIIAGIFCLGMLKRSHKRNHMSRDQAIKDLEHLQRRREELEALLLEEQA, from the exons ATGGACGGAGAGAGTTTGCACCAGGGCAACGGCAATAATGTCTCTGCCCCGCAACATACGTCGGGCGGCCGTTCCCGGTCAAGGGGGCCCGACTTTTTCTTGATTACGTGTCGGGGCTTCGGCGTGATTACTGCGCTGGCTGCTTGTTTCTGCATCGCTATGAACGTCATCTCCGCCGTTCAGTCCTTTAGGAACGGAAACGAT ATATTTGATGGGATTTTCCGGTGTTACGCGGTGATTATTGCTATAATTGTGGTAATTGCGGAGACAGAGTGGGAATACTTTCTAAGGTTCTCCAAG GTTCTTCAGTATTGGGTTGGCAGAGGAATGCTGCAGATCTT TGTTGCAGTAATGACCAGAGCGTATCCTGAGCATATGCGGAACCATCAAGAACTTTTTCTTCTCCAGAGCATAGCAGCCTACTTGCTCCTTGGATGTGGCGTTATTTATATTATAGCC GGGATATTTTGCCTGGGTATGCTCAAACGCTCTCACAAAAGAAACCATATGTCACGAGACCAAGCGATAAAAGATCTCGAG CACCTCCAGCGTCGTAGAGAAGAGCTTGAGGCATTATTACTCGAAGAACAAGCATGA